The DNA window CGCCGGTCGCCGCCCGCCACCTGGGCCGCGATCGCGTCCACCACCTTCGGCTGGTTTTCGGGCTTCTTCGAGGAGTTGGCGTGGCTCGCATCGATCATGATGCGCGGCTGGATGCCGGCCTTCACCGCCTCGGCCGCGGCCGCCTCGACGCTCGCCGCGTCATAGTTGGGCGCCTTGCTGCCGCCGCGCAGGATGATGTGGCAGTCCTCGTTGCCGGCCGTGGCGGCGATGGCGGCGCGGCCCTCCTTGGTCACCGCCATGAAATGATGCGGGTGCGAGGCCGCGGTCACCGCGTCGACCGCGACGCGCACGCCACCGTCCGTGCCGTTCTTGAAGCCGATCGGGCAGGAGAGGCCCGATGCCAGCTCGCGATGCACCTGGCTCTCGGTCGTGCGCGCGCCGATGGCGCCCCAGGCGACGAGATCGGCGATGTACTGCGGCGAGATCGTGTCGAGGAACTCGACGCCGGCCGGCATGCCCATACGATTGATGTCGAGCAGCAGGCCGCGCGCCAGGCGCAGGCCCTCGTCGATGCGGAAGCTGCCGTCAAGCCGCGGGTCGTTGATGAGGCCCTTCCAGCCGACGGTCGTGCGCGGCTTCTCGAAATAGACGCGCATGACGATCTCGAGCGCGTCGGAGAGGCGCCAGCGCTCGGCGAGCAAGCGCCCGGCATATTCGCGCGCCGCCACGGGATCATGGATCGAGCAGGGGCCGATGACGACGACCAGCCGGTCGTCGGCGCCGGCGAGGATATCGTGCACGGCGGCGCGGGATTGGAACACGGTCTCGGTCACCGCGTCGGTGCGCGGCAGCTCGGCGATGAGCTCGACCGGCGGAACGAGGGCGGTGATCTCGCGGATGCGCAGGTCGTCGGTGGTGTGCGGCACGGGGGTCAACTCCTGGGGGTGGGGCGACCCGGCGGCAACAAAAAAGCCGCCAGGCAGCTGGCGGCTCGTCGGATGGCGTGTTCTTGTCGTCAGGTCACACGGCACCGGTCCCGCCAGCGATGTAGCAGGTATAAAATCGCGCAAAATAGGCCAGCGCAAAATAGGTCGGGGCGGCGATCATGACGCCGCACGCTAACCGCAATGGCGGGGCCGTGTCACGCGGAATGTTGGCTGCGCGCGCTCGAAAGCAAAACAGCCGCCCGTGGGAGCCGTCCGGGGGCGGCCGTTCGCATGTTGGTCCGTTGCGGGGTTCAGGCGGCGGCGACCGTGCCGTAGCGGGAGAAGCGCTTGGCGCGGTTGCGCATGGTGAACCAGGCGAAGTTGGAGGCGACGCGGTTCAGCCGCCCGTTGGCCGGCAGGCCCACCGCCTTCAGCACCATGGCGCTCACCCGGTCGACATGGTGGCGGCGATAGACCGAATAGGCGCGGCCGATATAGGCGCGGGTCCAGCGCTGCCGGTCGTAGGGCTCGTCCGGATGGTTGGCCGCGTAATAGGCGTAGGCGAGCTCGTCGTCCTCCGACTCGCGGATGCGGCCGAGCGCCACGCCCAGCCGGCCCCAGAAGCCCAGCCCCTCGCGGTCCAGATAGGTCTTGAGGTGGGTGTAGAACAGCTTGTAGTGCCTGAGCTCGTCGGCCGCGATCCGCTTGCAGATGTCCTTCAGCACCGGCTCGTCGGTCGCCTCGGCAAGGGCAGTGTAATAGGAGCTGGTGCCGGTCTCGACGATGCAGCGCGCGATGAGCTCGCCCGCGCGCGAGCCGCGGATCGAGGCGTCGACCTGGGTTTCCAGGTGATAGCCGGTGACGAAGCGCTCGAATGACGCCTCGAAATCGAACGAGGGATCGGCGAGCTTCGCCCAGCGCGCCAGCACCTCGCCATGCTGCACTTCCTCGGCACCCCACCGGCGCAGATGCTCCTTGAGGCCGTCGTCGTCCTTGAAGACATTGCACAGGTACTTCACGTACTCGTGCCCATTGTACTCGACGAGGCTGGCCGCCTTGACGATCCGGACGAGTTCGGGATTCACCTTCGCGGCGTCGAACTCCTTCCAGGGAACGTCATCCAGGGTCCAGTGCGACATCGGCTCACCTAATCTCTTGAACTCTCGGTGCTGCGACTCGCTCGCAGCTTACGCATGACCGGGATTATATGCCATCAGGGGCGTCGTTCCGTAAGCCCCTGAAAACAAGGACGGCCGGCCTCGCTCAGACAAGGCCGGCCGATCGGTGGTACTCCAGGACGGCTTAGTGGCGAACGATGCCCTCGACCGCCTGCGCCTTCGCGGTCGCAACCGCGAGCTGTCGCTCTGCGGCCTTGAACCGCACCTTGTCCGCGTCGCTGCCCTTCTCGGCCGTGGCGAGCGCCTCGCCATAACGGCTGGTCGCCTCGGCCAGTTCGGCGTCGACCGCCGCCTTGTCGAGCGACGAGACGGTCACCGCCTCGTCGGCCAGCACCGTGCAGCGCTCCGGCGTCACTTCGGCGAAGCCGCCGGCGATGAAGATGCGCTCGGCGACATTGTTGCCCTCGTAGACC is part of the Aliidongia dinghuensis genome and encodes:
- a CDS encoding acyl-ACP desaturase; this encodes MSHWTLDDVPWKEFDAAKVNPELVRIVKAASLVEYNGHEYVKYLCNVFKDDDGLKEHLRRWGAEEVQHGEVLARWAKLADPSFDFEASFERFVTGYHLETQVDASIRGSRAGELIARCIVETGTSSYYTALAEATDEPVLKDICKRIAADELRHYKLFYTHLKTYLDREGLGFWGRLGVALGRIRESEDDELAYAYYAANHPDEPYDRQRWTRAYIGRAYSVYRRHHVDRVSAMVLKAVGLPANGRLNRVASNFAWFTMRNRAKRFSRYGTVAAA
- a CDS encoding 3-deoxy-7-phosphoheptulonate synthase translates to MPHTTDDLRIREITALVPPVELIAELPRTDAVTETVFQSRAAVHDILAGADDRLVVVIGPCSIHDPVAAREYAGRLLAERWRLSDALEIVMRVYFEKPRTTVGWKGLINDPRLDGSFRIDEGLRLARGLLLDINRMGMPAGVEFLDTISPQYIADLVAWGAIGARTTESQVHRELASGLSCPIGFKNGTDGGVRVAVDAVTAASHPHHFMAVTKEGRAAIAATAGNEDCHIILRGGSKAPNYDAASVEAAAAEAVKAGIQPRIMIDASHANSSKKPENQPKVVDAIAAQVAGGDRRIMGAMIESHLVAGRQDLVPGQPLVYGQSITDGCIDWPTSVTVLDTLADAVRQRRRAKAA
- the atpC gene encoding ATP synthase F1 subunit epsilon, encoding MAEKVKFELVSPEKILLSDTVEMVVIPGAEGNLGVLPGHAPLISSVRPGTIEVYEGNNVAERIFIAGGFAEVTPERCTVLADEAVTVSSLDKAAVDAELAEATSRYGEALATAEKGSDADKVRFKAAERQLAVATAKAQAVEGIVRH